The Dehalococcoidia bacterium genome has a segment encoding these proteins:
- a CDS encoding branched-chain amino acid ABC transporter permease: MKRRTPLRLLALAAVAVLAAVPPLAGGFTLHLGVEAATLATAALALGLLVGRGGMVSLGHAAFWGLGAYAAALLARHVAPWPWLALPVAALVAVGFALATGVLVLRGRGIFFLMLTLAFAQLAHVLALQWRDLTGGDDGIAGVPALTGLEDHRALYGLAIGTLVGSYLLLSAAWASPLGQVLDAARQNEARARALGYPVFLYRLAAYALAAAVTGVAGAIAAHERGFVHPRDLSWSVSGVMLIVVLLGGPQAPWGPAVGASAYVAVEAWASARSDYWNLFLGLLLVATVLWGRGGLAGLAAWASSGVRRLARGGADGGAAGGAPV; encoded by the coding sequence GTGAAGAGAAGGACCCCCCTGCGCCTGCTGGCGTTAGCGGCCGTGGCCGTCCTGGCCGCCGTTCCGCCACTGGCGGGCGGCTTCACCCTTCACCTCGGGGTGGAGGCGGCCACCCTGGCCACGGCAGCCCTGGCCCTGGGACTGCTGGTCGGCAGGGGAGGGATGGTCTCCCTGGGCCATGCCGCCTTCTGGGGGCTGGGGGCATACGCCGCCGCCCTCCTGGCGAGACATGTGGCGCCGTGGCCCTGGCTGGCGTTGCCGGTGGCAGCCCTGGTGGCGGTGGGCTTCGCCCTGGCCACAGGCGTCCTGGTCCTGCGGGGCCGCGGCATCTTTTTCCTCATGCTCACCCTCGCCTTCGCCCAGCTGGCCCATGTCCTGGCCCTCCAGTGGCGCGACCTGACGGGAGGCGACGACGGCATCGCAGGCGTCCCGGCGCTGACGGGCCTGGAAGACCACCGCGCCCTGTACGGGCTGGCCATAGGAACGCTGGTGGGCAGCTATCTGCTGCTTTCGGCGGCGTGGGCATCGCCCCTGGGGCAGGTGCTGGACGCCGCCCGCCAGAACGAGGCCCGTGCCCGCGCCCTGGGCTACCCCGTGTTCCTCTACCGTCTGGCAGCATATGCCCTCGCAGCGGCCGTGACCGGCGTGGCCGGGGCCATCGCTGCCCACGAGCGCGGCTTCGTCCACCCGCGGGACCTCTCCTGGTCCGTGTCGGGGGTGATGCTCATCGTAGTGCTGCTGGGCGGGCCCCAGGCCCCTTGGGGGCCGGCCGTGGGGGCGAGCGCCTATGTGGCCGTCGAGGCTTGGGCCAGCGCCCGCAGCGATTACTGGAACCTGTTCTTGGGGCTGCTGCTGGTGGCGACGGTCCTGTGGGGGCGAGGGGGCCTGGCCGGACTGGCAGCGTGGGCGTCGTCGGGGGTGAGACGTCTGGCCCGCGGGGGTGCCGATGGCGGAGCTGCGGGTGGAGCGCCTGTCTAG
- a CDS encoding ATP-binding cassette domain-containing protein: MAELRVERLSRAFGGALALKDVSLAVAMGERRALIGPNGAGKTTLFRLIGGELRPSGGAIYLDGRRIDGLPPERIALLGVVRSFQVPSVFPDKSCLEHAMLALLAGRRGRRWWPFVPLEGTPGLRDEALRVLERVGLEGQAGQPAAALSHGDRRLLELAMVLAQRPRLLLLDEPLAGLSPPERERIGRLLLGLPRQLTVLLIEHDLAFAYAFSERVTVLHGGEVLLEGRPEEVRSHPRLLAAYAGPKLTGAEAIVPREGEAGPPALQVSGLACGYGQAQVLHGVDLEVGRGEVVALLGRNGMGKTTLLHAVAGLLRPRSGRVVLEGRDVTGLSPLQLARAGLSLVPQGRRPVPGLSVQEELSLAQRPGPWTVEGVYSLFPRLWERRQAQSTALSGGEQQMLAVARALVRNPRVLLMDEPFEGLGMPWLERVQEVVRALRSQGVAVVLAEQRLDLALPLADRVYVLEQGRTVYQGPSGDARTSERLLQWLLPL, from the coding sequence ATGGCGGAGCTGCGGGTGGAGCGCCTGTCTAGGGCCTTCGGCGGGGCGCTGGCCCTGAAGGACGTCTCCCTCGCCGTGGCCATGGGAGAGCGCAGGGCCCTCATCGGCCCCAACGGTGCCGGCAAGACCACCCTCTTTCGCCTCATCGGCGGCGAGCTGCGCCCCAGCGGGGGCGCCATCTACCTGGACGGGCGGCGCATCGACGGCCTTCCCCCGGAGCGCATCGCCCTTCTGGGGGTGGTGCGCTCGTTCCAGGTGCCCAGCGTCTTCCCCGACAAGAGCTGCCTCGAGCACGCGATGCTGGCCCTGCTGGCTGGCCGCAGGGGCCGTCGCTGGTGGCCCTTCGTCCCCCTGGAGGGGACGCCTGGCCTTAGGGACGAGGCGCTGCGGGTGCTGGAGCGGGTGGGTCTGGAAGGGCAGGCCGGACAGCCGGCCGCTGCTCTCTCCCACGGCGACCGGCGCCTCCTGGAGCTGGCCATGGTCCTGGCCCAAAGGCCGCGGCTGTTGCTGCTGGACGAGCCGCTGGCTGGCCTGTCGCCTCCGGAGAGGGAACGCATCGGCCGGCTGCTGCTGGGCCTGCCGCGCCAGCTGACGGTGCTGCTCATCGAACACGACCTGGCCTTCGCCTATGCCTTCAGCGAGCGGGTGACAGTGCTGCACGGGGGCGAGGTGCTGCTGGAGGGGAGGCCCGAGGAGGTGCGCAGCCACCCGCGGCTCCTGGCCGCCTATGCCGGGCCGAAGCTGACAGGGGCTGAGGCTATCGTCCCCCGCGAGGGAGAGGCGGGCCCGCCGGCCCTGCAGGTATCGGGCCTCGCCTGTGGCTATGGCCAGGCCCAGGTGCTGCACGGTGTGGACCTGGAGGTAGGTCGGGGCGAAGTGGTGGCCCTGTTGGGCCGCAACGGCATGGGCAAGACCACCCTTCTGCACGCCGTCGCCGGCCTCCTGCGCCCGCGTTCGGGGCGGGTGGTGCTGGAGGGAAGAGACGTGACGGGCCTTTCCCCCCTGCAGCTGGCGCGGGCGGGACTCAGCCTCGTGCCCCAGGGACGGCGGCCCGTCCCGGGCCTGTCGGTCCAGGAGGAGCTGTCGCTGGCGCAACGTCCCGGGCCTTGGACAGTCGAGGGGGTATACAGCCTTTTCCCCCGCCTGTGGGAGCGGCGGCAGGCCCAGTCCACCGCTCTGTCCGGGGGCGAACAGCAGATGCTGGCCGTCGCCCGGGCGCTGGTGCGCAACCCCAGGGTGCTGCTGATGGACGAGCCCTTCGAGGGCCTGGGCATGCCCTGGCTGGAACGCGTGCAGGAGGTCGTCCGGGCCCTGCGCAGCCAGGGCGTGGCAGTGGTGCTGGCCGAGCAGAGGCTGGACCTGGCCCTGCCCTTAGCAGACCGCGTCTATGTGCTGGAGCAGGGGAGGACTGTCTACCAAGGCCCCTCGGGCGACGCCCGCACCAGCGAGCGGCTGCTGCAGTGGCTCCTGCCCCTGTGA
- the crcB gene encoding fluoride efflux transporter CrcB: MTVVAVATGGALGALARYFLARAVYSLLGTAFPYGTLVVNLLGCFLLGVIIALVEERGLLGPEARSLLAVGFLGAMTTFSTFVYESHGLLRDGAYLLCLGYLAASLIGGLASFVLGRALGSIGS; this comes from the coding sequence ATGACGGTGGTAGCGGTAGCGACGGGAGGGGCCCTGGGGGCCCTGGCCCGTTACTTCCTGGCCCGTGCGGTCTATTCCCTGTTGGGCACCGCCTTCCCCTACGGCACCCTGGTGGTGAACCTGTTGGGGTGCTTCCTGCTGGGGGTTATCATAGCCCTGGTGGAGGAACGGGGGCTGCTGGGGCCCGAGGCCCGCTCCCTGCTGGCAGTGGGGTTCCTGGGTGCCATGACCACCTTCTCGACCTTCGTCTACGAGTCCCACGGGCTGCTGAGGGACGGCGCCTATCTCCTATGCCTGGGATACCTGGCAGCCAGCCTGATAGGCGGCCTGGCCTCCTTCGTGCTGGGCAGGGCGTTGGGCAGCATCGGGAGCTGA
- a CDS encoding DUF190 domain-containing protein, protein MEEETQALLLRIFIGESDRWHGRPLYRALVEKAREQGLAGATVIRGIEGFGANSVIHTSRLLELSSDLPIVIEVADRPEKIEAFLATVREMVQEGLATLERVRVVFYRPDQPHKEGGP, encoded by the coding sequence GTGGAAGAGGAGACGCAGGCGCTGCTACTGCGCATCTTCATCGGCGAGAGCGACCGCTGGCACGGCCGCCCTCTATATCGGGCGCTGGTGGAAAAGGCCCGGGAGCAGGGGCTGGCAGGGGCCACCGTGATCCGCGGCATCGAGGGTTTCGGGGCCAACAGCGTCATTCACACCTCCCGACTGCTGGAGCTGTCCAGCGACCTGCCCATCGTCATCGAGGTTGCCGACCGACCCGAGAAAATAGAGGCCTTCCTGGCCACGGTGAGAGAGATGGTCCAGGAGGGTTTGGCGACCCTGGAAAGGGTGCGGGTCGTGTTCTACCGGCCCGACCAGCCGCACAAGGAGGGAGGCCCGTGA